In a genomic window of Chrysemys picta bellii isolate R12L10 chromosome 23, ASM1138683v2, whole genome shotgun sequence:
- the PABPC4 gene encoding polyadenylate-binding protein 4 isoform X1 → MNTAASSYPMASLYVGDLHPDVTEAMLYEKFSPAGPVLSIRVCRDMITRRSLGYAYVNFQQPADAERALDTMNFDVIKGKPIRIMWSQRDPSLRKSGVGNVFIKNLDKSIDNKALYDTFSAFGNILSCKVVCDENGSKGYAFVHFETQDAADRAIEKMNGMLLNDRKVFVGRFKSRKEREAELGAKAKEFTNVYIKNFGDDMDDERLKELFSKYGKTLSVKVMTDPTGKSKGFGFVSFEKHEDANKAVEEMNGKDINGKMVFVGRAQKKVERQAELKRKFEQLKQERISRYQGVNLYIKNLDDTIDDEKLRKEFSPFGSITSAKVMLEDGRSKGFGFVCFSSPEEATKAVTEMNGRIVGSKPLYVALAQRKEERKAHLTNQYMQRIAGMRALPANTIINQFQPAAGGYFMPAVPQAQSRPTYYSPNQMTQMRPNPRWQQGGRPQGFQGMPNAMRQSGPRPALRHLAPAGNAQASRSLPAAAQRVGVATAAQNLAPRPPVTAPAPRAVPPYKYASTVRSPHPAVQPLQAPQPAVHVQGQEPLTASMLAAAPPQEQKQMLGERLFPLIQAMHPSLAGKITGMLLEIDNSELLHMLESPESLRSKVEEAVAVLQAHQAKKEAAQKVGVVAATS, encoded by the exons ATGAATACGGCTGCTAGTAGCTACCCGATGGCGTCATTGTATGTGGGCGACCTGCACCCTGATGTCACCGAGGCCATGTTATATGAGAAGTTCAGCCCTGCTGGGCCTGTACTCTCCATCCGAGTCTGCAGGGATATGATCACCCGTCGCTCCCTGGGATATGCCTATGTCAACTTCCAGCAGCCAGCTGATG CTGAGCGTGCTCTAGACACCATGAACTTCGATGTGATCAAAGGCAAACCCATCCGCATTATGTGGTCTCAGCGAGACCCCTCTCTGAGGAAGTCGGGGGTTGGGAATGTCTTCATCAAGAATCTGGACAAATCCATAGACAACAAGGCACTTTATGACACATTCTCAGCATTTGGGAATATCTTGTCCTGCAAG GTGGTGTGTGATGAGAATGGCTCTAAGGGCTACGCATTTGTGCACTTTGAGACCCAGGATGCTGCAGACAGAGCCATCGAGAAGATGAATGGCATGCTGCTAAACGACCGCAAAGT ATTTGTTGGGAGATTCAAGTCCCGTAAGGAGCGGGAGGCTGAGCTGGGAGCCAAAGCAAAGGAGTTCACcaatgtttatattaaaaattttgGGGATGACATGGATGATGAGAGACTAAAGGAGCTCTTCAGCAAATATG GCAAGACACTGAGCGTTAAGGTGATGACAGATCCCACTGGAAAGTCCAAAGGCTTTGGGTTCGTGAGCTTCGAAAAACATGAAGATGCCAACAAG GCAGTGGAAGAAATGAATGGAAAGGATATTAATGGAAAAATGGTATTTGTAGGCCGGGCACAGAAGAAAGTAGAGCGCCAGGCAGAGCTGAAACGGAAGTTTGAGCAGCTGAAACAAGAGAGAATCAGCCGGTACCAG GGTGTTAATCTGTACATTAAGAACCTAGATGACACTATTGATGATGAAAAACTGAGGAAGGAGTTTTCGCCTTTTGGGTCTATTACAAGTGCCAAG GTGATGCTGGAGGATGGACGAAGCAAAGGGTTTGGCTTCGTCTGCTTTTCCTCTCCAGAAGAAGCTACCAAAGCCGTGACTGAGATGAATGGGCGTATCGTGGGCTCCAAGCCATTGTATGTTGCGCTGGCACAGAGGAAAGAGGAGCGAAAGGCCCACCTCACTAATCAGTATATGCAGCGCATTGCTGGAATGAGAGCCCTGCCTGCGAACACGATCATTAACCAGTTCCAGCCAGCTGCTGGGGGGTACTTCATGCCTGCTGTGCCCCAG GCTCAGAGCAGACCCACTTACTATTCACCCAATCAGATGACGCAGATGAGACCTAACCCACGCTGGCAGCAAGGGGGGAGACCTCAAG GATTCCAAGGAATGCCGAATGCCATGCGCCAGTCCGGACCGCGCCCAGCACTGCGCCATCTGGCTCCTGCTGGCAATGCTCAGGCCTCTCGtagcctccctgctgctgcccagagAGTTG GCGTCGCCACGGCAGCTCAGAATTTAGCCCCTCGTCCGCCTGTAACTGCCCCGGCTCCCAGAGCAGTTCCCCCTTATAAATATGCCTCAACGGTCCGCAGCCCACACCCAGCAGTACAGCCTTTGCAG GCACCTCAGCCTGCAGTACACGTCCAGGGACAGGAACCTTTAACTGCGTCTATGCtagctgctgcccctccccaggaGCAGAAACAGATGCTGG GAGAACGTTTGTTCCCCCTGATCCAAGCTATGCACCCCAGCCTTGCGGGGAAGATCACAGGAATGCTACTAGAGATTGACAATTCAGAGCTACTGCACATGCTGGAGTCTCCAGAATCCCTCCGGTCAAAG GTGGAGGAGGCTGTTGCTGTGTTGCAGGCTCACCAAGCCAAGAAAGAAGCTGCCCAGAAGGTGGGCGTGGTTGCTGCTACCTCTTAA
- the PABPC4 gene encoding polyadenylate-binding protein 4 isoform X2, which produces MNFDVIKGKPIRIMWSQRDPSLRKSGVGNVFIKNLDKSIDNKALYDTFSAFGNILSCKVVCDENGSKGYAFVHFETQDAADRAIEKMNGMLLNDRKVFVGRFKSRKEREAELGAKAKEFTNVYIKNFGDDMDDERLKELFSKYGKTLSVKVMTDPTGKSKGFGFVSFEKHEDANKAVEEMNGKDINGKMVFVGRAQKKVERQAELKRKFEQLKQERISRYQGVNLYIKNLDDTIDDEKLRKEFSPFGSITSAKVMLEDGRSKGFGFVCFSSPEEATKAVTEMNGRIVGSKPLYVALAQRKEERKAHLTNQYMQRIAGMRALPANTIINQFQPAAGGYFMPAVPQAQSRPTYYSPNQMTQMRPNPRWQQGGRPQGFQGMPNAMRQSGPRPALRHLAPAGNAQASRSLPAAAQRVGVATAAQNLAPRPPVTAPAPRAVPPYKYASTVRSPHPAVQPLQAPQPAVHVQGQEPLTASMLAAAPPQEQKQMLGERLFPLIQAMHPSLAGKITGMLLEIDNSELLHMLESPESLRSKVEEAVAVLQAHQAKKEAAQKVGVVAATS; this is translated from the exons ATGAACTTCGATGTGATCAAAGGCAAACCCATCCGCATTATGTGGTCTCAGCGAGACCCCTCTCTGAGGAAGTCGGGGGTTGGGAATGTCTTCATCAAGAATCTGGACAAATCCATAGACAACAAGGCACTTTATGACACATTCTCAGCATTTGGGAATATCTTGTCCTGCAAG GTGGTGTGTGATGAGAATGGCTCTAAGGGCTACGCATTTGTGCACTTTGAGACCCAGGATGCTGCAGACAGAGCCATCGAGAAGATGAATGGCATGCTGCTAAACGACCGCAAAGT ATTTGTTGGGAGATTCAAGTCCCGTAAGGAGCGGGAGGCTGAGCTGGGAGCCAAAGCAAAGGAGTTCACcaatgtttatattaaaaattttgGGGATGACATGGATGATGAGAGACTAAAGGAGCTCTTCAGCAAATATG GCAAGACACTGAGCGTTAAGGTGATGACAGATCCCACTGGAAAGTCCAAAGGCTTTGGGTTCGTGAGCTTCGAAAAACATGAAGATGCCAACAAG GCAGTGGAAGAAATGAATGGAAAGGATATTAATGGAAAAATGGTATTTGTAGGCCGGGCACAGAAGAAAGTAGAGCGCCAGGCAGAGCTGAAACGGAAGTTTGAGCAGCTGAAACAAGAGAGAATCAGCCGGTACCAG GGTGTTAATCTGTACATTAAGAACCTAGATGACACTATTGATGATGAAAAACTGAGGAAGGAGTTTTCGCCTTTTGGGTCTATTACAAGTGCCAAG GTGATGCTGGAGGATGGACGAAGCAAAGGGTTTGGCTTCGTCTGCTTTTCCTCTCCAGAAGAAGCTACCAAAGCCGTGACTGAGATGAATGGGCGTATCGTGGGCTCCAAGCCATTGTATGTTGCGCTGGCACAGAGGAAAGAGGAGCGAAAGGCCCACCTCACTAATCAGTATATGCAGCGCATTGCTGGAATGAGAGCCCTGCCTGCGAACACGATCATTAACCAGTTCCAGCCAGCTGCTGGGGGGTACTTCATGCCTGCTGTGCCCCAG GCTCAGAGCAGACCCACTTACTATTCACCCAATCAGATGACGCAGATGAGACCTAACCCACGCTGGCAGCAAGGGGGGAGACCTCAAG GATTCCAAGGAATGCCGAATGCCATGCGCCAGTCCGGACCGCGCCCAGCACTGCGCCATCTGGCTCCTGCTGGCAATGCTCAGGCCTCTCGtagcctccctgctgctgcccagagAGTTG GCGTCGCCACGGCAGCTCAGAATTTAGCCCCTCGTCCGCCTGTAACTGCCCCGGCTCCCAGAGCAGTTCCCCCTTATAAATATGCCTCAACGGTCCGCAGCCCACACCCAGCAGTACAGCCTTTGCAG GCACCTCAGCCTGCAGTACACGTCCAGGGACAGGAACCTTTAACTGCGTCTATGCtagctgctgcccctccccaggaGCAGAAACAGATGCTGG GAGAACGTTTGTTCCCCCTGATCCAAGCTATGCACCCCAGCCTTGCGGGGAAGATCACAGGAATGCTACTAGAGATTGACAATTCAGAGCTACTGCACATGCTGGAGTCTCCAGAATCCCTCCGGTCAAAG GTGGAGGAGGCTGTTGCTGTGTTGCAGGCTCACCAAGCCAAGAAAGAAGCTGCCCAGAAGGTGGGCGTGGTTGCTGCTACCTCTTAA